The region CAACGAACGAATCAAACTAAGAAGACCCTTCATTTAGTATGAGAATTGCATTTGCATCATACGAGCAAACAAGATGAATGATATGGAATATGGATATACATTTAATGAAACAATCTCCTAATACTATGGTTTGTAAGATTATGGGTATATATTAAATGAAACTATATCCTAATATTTATAATACAATGGTTTTTAAATCTGTGGGCAGCCTGTGGATTGACCTAATTAGTttcccaaaattataaaaaagtgggtGACTAGGATTTGGATGTGTCCAAAGTAAATAGAGCTTATCCACTTTCTTGTACAATGGGATTCATATCTATAATCGTATCAACACATTCCGAAAATGACCAATCTCCCTATATTCAGCCACATATTTTTCGCTTTTTCCCTTTTTctgaataaaaaatacaaattccttcaataaattttttaaaaaaactatatatataaacaaacataTTCCATCATTCAGAATCAACAAAACACCTCGTCTTCTCCAAATCCCCTTTTTTCCCAATTCAATTCAAAACCCTTTGATTTCAATTTCATTTGCGGAAATCATATCAATGGCGTCCAATCCACAGCTGCAGTGGCCATCATCTCCTTCATCAACCGATTCATCTTCTTCGAGCGGACCTCTCTACGATTTAGCAGACCTCATGGAGCAGCTCCCCATCAAGTAAGCCTTCCATTCTCGTctactgtgtgtgtgtgtgtgtgattgagAGATCAAGAGATATCGATTAATCGATCGATCGtgaaaatgagtttgagttttgaTGAATGCGAATGTGTTGTGGCGCAGGAGGGGGCTGTCGAAGTTCTACGATGGAAAATCGCAGACATTTGAATCACTGTCGAAAGTGAAGAGCGTTGAAGATCTGGggaagagagagatgagaagGATCAAATCGTGCTACAAATTTGGTCCAAAGGCGACGATTGCGAAGAGGTCTACGAAAACATCGTGTGCTTCTTCCATAGCTAATAAAACTTCCTTGTTCATTCATGGCTGAACTTTTAAGCTACGACGCTACAAATTAattcgtcttcttcttccttttcttttccttttttgtatGATAATTTATCTATCAATTTTGTTGAAGGTAGCTTTATTATGCTTTTTTGAAGATAATGAAGATAAGATATGTACGTAGCTATATTATTGCTCTCATGGTACCACCACGATAGAGATGTCGTGATACTATATATAGCTAAGCTTTGGAATTGAGACTTGTTATCTAGAAAAAAAcaattactagtagtattttttggAGAAAGTTTAATAGTAGTACGTTATTTTAACATTTTACTAACTCGTTTTAGTAtagaattaataaataaaaatattgctcatattctattaatttttttatttatattttttaaacgAGACAATTAGTAACATACAGAGAGATTATTATAAGATGCCATTTGTTCTAGAGTGCTAGGTGAATATACGGGCTTTAAAAATATTCATAACTGAATGAAagagattttaataaaaaaagtgatTTAAATATCGTGGATGAGAATATGTCGTCACCTTAGCGTTAGTGTCAAGAATTATTTAAAGATGTATTATTAGTGAATAAATGGATGAAGAATGCATCTAacaataattgtatttgtagcTAGTTACTATGAATGAAAAATGACTATATTTTGATAGacgaaataaaatgataaaatgtacTCTATTTTTTGGTTAAAATAAAgtaatgaataaaatattttaagaaaatgaataacatccataggagagagaaaaatgttcACTTCACATAATATACTCTACTGTAATCCAGTCTCGTAGTAGGAGTACTTATTTTTACACTCTCTACTTATATACCCACAAATCCCAATCTATGAGTAATGTACTAATGTAtaacttcatttattactattcacttttttatttcttattttttaagtATACAATTTGCACTTATGCAGTTCTATATCATATATTATCTCCCTCCCTTGAAAGTTTGTccattttccat is a window of Salvia splendens isolate huo1 chromosome 3, SspV2, whole genome shotgun sequence DNA encoding:
- the LOC121796387 gene encoding uncharacterized protein LOC121796387: MASNPQLQWPSSPSSTDSSSSSGPLYDLADLMEQLPIKRGLSKFYDGKSQTFESLSKVKSVEDLGKREMRRIKSCYKFGPKATIAKRSTKTSCASSIANKTSLFIHG